A single genomic interval of Bradyrhizobium japonicum USDA 6 harbors:
- a CDS encoding zinc-binding metallopeptidase family protein, producing MRDFKCPHCGQLSAFELSKCNGCMQPLIFDPENMAMIGAESALECVNRNIIGCNWCAVSTTSYCMSCSLTHVIPATQNPRNVALWKRVEEAKRRLIYDLRRLRVPIAFAGGFRLAFEILSDEHGPVLTGHESGLITLNLAEADDVQREIRRVSFREPYRTLLGHFRHEIGHFYWNALIHEAGFRAPFRRVFGDETENYQAALAYYYARQDWSCDPASHISMYATSHPWEDWAETFAHFLHIVSTLDSLAGLPLSLDARGKHTLNDPYLESDFGALLELWTPLALTINRLNRSLGLADAYPFDISPAVEGKLHLVHMAVTAFRNRQGNAHTTPMMC from the coding sequence ATGAGAGATTTCAAATGTCCTCATTGCGGGCAACTATCGGCCTTCGAGCTCTCCAAATGCAACGGCTGCATGCAGCCGTTGATCTTCGATCCCGAGAATATGGCGATGATCGGTGCGGAAAGTGCTCTTGAATGCGTCAATCGGAATATCATCGGTTGCAACTGGTGCGCGGTTTCCACGACTTCCTACTGCATGTCCTGCTCCCTGACCCATGTCATTCCCGCCACACAGAATCCCCGTAACGTAGCCCTTTGGAAGCGCGTGGAGGAAGCCAAGCGCAGGCTGATCTACGACCTGAGACGGCTTCGCGTGCCGATCGCGTTCGCGGGTGGATTTCGCCTGGCATTCGAGATTCTCTCGGACGAGCATGGGCCGGTCCTGACCGGTCACGAATCCGGCCTGATAACGCTCAACCTTGCGGAGGCCGATGACGTACAACGCGAGATCAGGCGTGTTTCCTTTCGCGAACCCTATCGCACCCTGCTTGGTCACTTTCGACACGAGATAGGGCACTTTTACTGGAATGCCCTGATCCACGAAGCGGGTTTTCGAGCGCCGTTTCGGCGGGTGTTTGGCGACGAGACAGAGAACTACCAGGCTGCGCTTGCCTATTATTATGCCCGTCAGGATTGGTCTTGCGATCCGGCGAGTCACATTAGCATGTATGCGACGTCTCATCCCTGGGAGGATTGGGCAGAGACTTTCGCTCACTTCCTGCACATCGTCTCGACCCTGGATTCCCTGGCAGGACTTCCGTTGTCGTTGGACGCGCGCGGAAAGCACACGCTGAATGACCCGTATCTGGAAAGCGATTTCGGTGCGCTCCTTGAGTTGTGGACCCCGCTCGCTCTGACGATCAACCGCCTCAACCGCTCACTTGGCCTTGCCGACGCGTACCCGTTCGACATTTCACCCGCAGTCGAGGGCAAACTGCACTTGGTGCATATGGCGGTTACCGCCTTCAGGAATCGGCAAGGAAACGCGCACACAACGCCGATGATGTGCTAA
- a CDS encoding transglutaminase-like domain-containing protein, with protein MKIRVGFEMIYDFPQPTPLIAVVGTHFTRASDIVLPDHLVSEPSVPITPYRDGFGNWCSRLVAPAGRMRLSADGTVRDSGLPDVIVPSAQQHAVEDLPSDTIVYLLGSRYVETDRLTDVAWKLFEKTASGWARVKAICDFVHNHIAFGYEHARPTKTAWEVFNEGKGVCRDYAHLAIAFCRCMNIPARYCTGYLGDIGMAPPYAAGDFAGWCEAYIGGRWYTFDPRNNIPRIGRVLIAQGRDAADVPITQTFGPNTLLSFKVWADELTG; from the coding sequence ATGAAGATCCGCGTCGGCTTCGAGATGATCTACGACTTTCCGCAACCGACCCCTCTTATCGCAGTTGTCGGCACTCACTTCACACGGGCATCCGACATTGTCCTGCCCGATCATCTTGTCAGCGAGCCGTCGGTGCCGATCACGCCCTACCGCGACGGTTTCGGGAATTGGTGCAGTCGTCTTGTCGCGCCAGCCGGCCGCATGCGCCTCTCAGCGGACGGCACAGTCCGAGACAGCGGTCTACCCGACGTGATCGTACCATCGGCCCAACAGCACGCAGTGGAAGATCTTCCGTCGGACACCATCGTATATTTGCTCGGCAGTCGGTATGTCGAGACTGACCGACTTACCGACGTGGCGTGGAAGTTGTTCGAGAAGACCGCGTCCGGTTGGGCACGGGTCAAGGCGATCTGCGACTTCGTGCATAACCACATTGCTTTCGGCTACGAGCACGCCCGCCCGACCAAGACCGCCTGGGAAGTGTTCAACGAAGGCAAAGGCGTTTGCCGGGACTATGCACATCTGGCTATAGCGTTCTGCCGCTGCATGAACATTCCTGCGCGCTACTGCACCGGCTATCTCGGTGACATCGGCATGGCGCCTCCATATGCCGCCGGCGATTTCGCGGGCTGGTGCGAAGCCTATATCGGTGGTCGCTGGTACACGTTCGATCCACGTAACAACATTCCGCGGATTGGTCGCGTCCTAATCGCGCAGGGCCGCGATGCCGCCGACGTTCCGATCACCCAGACATTCGGACCCAACACGTTGCTAAGTTTCAAGGTTTGGGCCGACGAACTCACCGGCTGA
- a CDS encoding DUF6894 family protein, whose translation MMIRYFFDIRDDRELYPDEDGIEFSTQREAEMEAAHTLAGLARDLAGEENRPDVAIEVRTEAGHVFQAALTFEANKAGQ comes from the coding sequence ATGATGATCCGATATTTCTTCGATATCAGAGACGATCGGGAACTGTACCCGGACGAAGACGGAATAGAGTTTTCAACGCAACGTGAGGCCGAGATGGAGGCGGCTCACACATTGGCGGGACTGGCCCGCGATTTGGCCGGTGAGGAAAACCGGCCGGACGTTGCTATCGAGGTTCGAACGGAAGCCGGGCACGTATTTCAAGCCGCGTTGACCTTCGAAGCGAATAAGGCCGGGCAATAG
- a CDS encoding DUF6894 family protein, with protein sequence MERYFFDIQSGREFFADEEGLRLPNQKAAEVEAMQTLTGIARESVFKGSRPDLAVEVRSMTERLFCVSIVYRSESTKH encoded by the coding sequence ATGGAACGCTATTTCTTTGACATCCAGAGTGGCCGCGAGTTTTTCGCCGACGAGGAAGGACTACGACTGCCCAATCAGAAGGCTGCTGAAGTTGAAGCGATGCAAACGCTGACGGGGATCGCCAGAGAGTCCGTGTTCAAAGGCAGTCGTCCAGATTTGGCGGTTGAAGTGCGCTCGATGACTGAACGGCTTTTCTGCGTATCGATCGTCTATCGAAGTGAGAGCACGAAACATTGA
- a CDS encoding GAF domain-containing sensor histidine kinase translates to MMTDLSADITAVQQINAVPKILDAVTRITGMGFVAVARVTSDRWLCCAVRDSIDFGLVEGSELRVETTICNEIRDHGELVVIDDVETDAEFCNHPTPRMYGFRSYISAPIKRANGEIWGTLCAIDPRPREIDRPEIVDSVRLFGELIAAQLDLNERIERSQADLAARSESLLASEVGRQSAEADLKSIRADLLDERKTSELREQFIGVLGHDLRNPLASIAGGMRVLLKDANSERAPDIAASIQKSVMRMAGLVDNIMDFARGRLGGGLTIRPDANEPLTPVIEHVVNEMRLAWPDLNIETDIALNEPVRCDRIKISQLFSNLLGNAITYGDIDKPIIVFAKTGDGRFTLRVTNYGTPISDKAMQSLFLPYTRGDRPSQQGLGLGLYIASEIARAHDGTLKAVSSGKETVFEFSMPATT, encoded by the coding sequence ATGATGACTGACCTCAGCGCCGACATCACTGCTGTTCAGCAGATCAACGCTGTTCCCAAAATTTTGGATGCTGTAACCCGAATCACGGGCATGGGCTTTGTAGCGGTTGCCAGAGTGACCAGCGATCGGTGGTTGTGCTGTGCCGTTCGTGACAGCATCGATTTCGGCCTCGTGGAAGGGAGCGAGCTTCGCGTCGAAACGACGATCTGCAATGAGATTCGCGACCATGGCGAACTCGTTGTCATCGATGACGTCGAGACGGATGCCGAATTTTGCAACCACCCAACGCCGCGCATGTATGGTTTCAGGAGCTACATCTCGGCTCCGATCAAGCGTGCGAACGGAGAGATTTGGGGCACGCTTTGCGCGATTGATCCGCGACCACGAGAAATAGATCGACCTGAGATCGTCGATAGCGTTCGGCTCTTTGGGGAATTGATCGCTGCGCAGCTCGATCTCAACGAGCGCATCGAGCGCTCTCAAGCCGACCTTGCCGCGAGGTCGGAGAGCCTGCTGGCCAGTGAGGTGGGGCGGCAGTCTGCCGAAGCGGATCTGAAAAGCATTCGAGCCGATCTGCTTGATGAACGAAAGACGTCGGAGCTGCGGGAGCAGTTTATCGGCGTCTTAGGACACGACCTCCGCAATCCGCTGGCGTCAATAGCCGGCGGCATGCGCGTTCTCCTCAAAGATGCGAATAGCGAGCGAGCGCCCGACATCGCGGCATCAATCCAGAAGTCCGTGATGCGAATGGCGGGTCTGGTGGACAACATCATGGATTTTGCCCGCGGCCGCCTCGGCGGCGGATTGACGATCAGGCCCGACGCAAACGAGCCACTGACCCCCGTGATCGAACACGTTGTCAACGAAATGCGTCTGGCGTGGCCAGACCTTAACATCGAGACCGACATTGCCCTAAACGAGCCGGTCCGATGCGACCGCATCAAGATCAGCCAATTGTTCTCCAATTTACTCGGGAATGCGATCACCTATGGTGACATCGACAAGCCAATCATTGTTTTTGCGAAGACGGGGGATGGAAGATTTACCCTCAGGGTGACGAACTACGGTACACCGATCTCGGATAAGGCGATGCAAAGCCTGTTTCTGCCGTACACCCGCGGCGACCGTCCCAGCCAGCAAGGCTTAGGTCTCGGCCTCTACATCGCATCCGAGATTGCGCGAGCCCATGACGGGACGCTTAAGGCTGTCTCGAGCGGCAAAGAAACGGTTTTTGAGTTCAGCATGCCTGCAACGACTTAG
- a CDS encoding response regulator → MLGGGSYLSTSRVKYPHSVAHKFLVLIVEDEFLIRLSAAEMVRELGFEVVEAVDADHAIELLETTTDIAIVFTDIQMPGSMDGMGLLAIVRNRWPPIALLVTSGQVEPAVEDLPAGARFLAKPYVQRQLDQHLHALTG, encoded by the coding sequence ATGCTAGGCGGCGGGAGTTACCTGTCGACCTCTAGAGTAAAGTACCCCCATTCGGTGGCTCACAAATTCCTTGTGTTGATAGTCGAAGACGAGTTTCTCATTCGTCTGAGCGCGGCTGAGATGGTGCGCGAGCTGGGTTTTGAGGTCGTCGAGGCCGTGGATGCGGATCATGCAATCGAGCTTTTGGAGACCACCACCGACATCGCGATCGTATTTACCGATATTCAGATGCCCGGCTCGATGGACGGCATGGGACTTCTAGCCATTGTTCGCAACCGTTGGCCTCCGATCGCACTGCTGGTCACTTCGGGCCAGGTAGAACCTGCCGTCGAGGATCTTCCCGCCGGAGCCCGCTTCCTGGCCAAGCCCTATGTGCAAAGGCAACTCGACCAGCATCTCCATGCTCTCACCGGATGA
- a CDS encoding DNA-binding protein — MTAYITRAEFHGAADQIDADGRKPSAKAVREITKRGSYSTIETHLGTWTPRDQRLELPPIPAGLTATVDSLTADLWHIALDSAKQQAMAEIERVVAEATEARTAAARVGEQADRLAADLAAAQQRISVLEETVAERDQQINQRAERIRDWELEAARMEGEIASLHHTLARLRRRPQMRPSRPRTRPSNRPRRRCLQRSQVTQ, encoded by the coding sequence ATGACAGCGTATATTACCCGTGCCGAGTTCCACGGTGCCGCCGATCAGATCGATGCCGACGGCCGCAAGCCGTCGGCGAAGGCCGTCCGCGAGATCACGAAGCGCGGCAGCTACAGCACGATCGAAACTCATCTCGGCACCTGGACGCCGCGGGACCAGCGCCTCGAATTGCCGCCCATCCCGGCGGGGTTGACGGCTACCGTTGACAGCCTGACCGCCGACCTCTGGCACATCGCGCTGGACTCCGCCAAGCAGCAAGCGATGGCGGAGATCGAGCGGGTTGTTGCAGAGGCAACGGAAGCCCGGACAGCCGCGGCGCGCGTCGGCGAGCAGGCCGATCGCCTCGCCGCCGATCTCGCCGCGGCCCAGCAGCGCATTTCTGTGTTAGAGGAAACAGTCGCCGAGCGCGACCAACAGATTAACCAGCGCGCCGAGCGCATCCGCGACTGGGAGCTGGAGGCCGCACGGATGGAGGGCGAGATCGCCTCTCTTCACCACACGCTGGCGCGTTTACGGCGGCGCCCGCAGATGCGTCCAAGTCGACCAAGAACGCGGCCCAGCAACCGGCCGCGTAGGCGCTGCCTGCAACGTTCACAGGTTACGCAGTAG